TAGAATGAGTCTACTAGTTCGAGTTCTAAGGGAGTCTATGTGTTGTGTGGAGGTTCTGTGTTTGAATCCTTACGCGAGTATGGGAGTTTATTTTTGTTCGTTTGACCAAGAGAGTTGCGGTCAAACAAAAATTCTATGGAAGTTATCAGGAGTGGGGTAGTGGAAAGAATTAAGGGATTTTTGGGATATCTGATTAGTTTTTGTTTTCCTCTcccttctagaaaaaaattaacgTCATTTTCTCTGTGCTTCTTTTCTTTCTGTTCCTTCTTCCCTTCCAATGTTCAATTCTTTCTTTTTGCCATGGTAATTTCATGGTGCACTGTTTTGTTTTCATCGTGCGTTTTGGTAAGTGAGGTTTAGGTTTGGTTGAAGTATATTCGAACGGTGGAGTTTATTCTTAATAGGGTTTTTTTTCGAAAGAATAGTAATTCAATAAGATCATATGTGTAGGAATTAACGGGGAACCATCCGTTAGAGCTTCGACGGTTTAGATCGTGTTAGCAGTAGTAGTCATTTGCAGTAATTAAGTTTTGTATCATTTCTTTTGTATCGAATTCGTTAGTAAATCCGCTAAATCGTTAATGGGTACTCTGTTTTTAGGCTTTTGAAAAGTTCGGGATTATTTTTGCAGCAAAACGATATCAGGCGTGTACTTGAAACACAAAAAAACAAGATTCAGTGAAAGCCGAAAAACCCCACTGTTGacgccacacgaccatgtggtaggtcgtgtgtaacacacggccgtgtgatctaTGAAGGCATGGCCGTGCGCAAGGCAAAGCTGTGTGGTGGCTCGAGCGTggccgtgtgggctacacgggctaggccaagttaGGCGCgtgggccacacggacgtgtgggtttttaggccaggccgtgtgatacacacgggcaaggccaatccaAGTGTGTGGGCCTACACTGGCATGTGGGCCTATTATACTAAAATCTTCcgtaaggtcgcacgggtcgccctaatcaactgtgggcctaccgtagggtcaGTAAATACTATTTAACCCTAAAATCAAGTGATCTGTTAGACTAAAATGTGGTAATAAGCATGCCTATGTTTGTTTATCGGTTATCTatttataaaagcatgttaaGTATGATTTATCTGTTAATTTTATATGTATGTTCTGTTACTGTGATTGGGGTGGGATGatgtatattggaggaagtgttctgaaaggtaGTTATGCCTATTATTTGGCAGCACAACTGCATTATATCTGTTATGTGCCGCATCGGCACAACATGGTGTGTaaggctgggtgggtgtttttaaaccccacatggtgtgtagggatggtcggaaATGatatgtagaggatgggggtaggatatttgatttctgattctgatttgtacatctgtatctgtatctgagatgggcttAGGCCCTAATCTGTATCTGTATCTGTATCTATATCTGCATCCATAATGGGCTTAAGCCCGAATTTGTGTCTGTGTCTGACTGAGTATATGATTCTACTGTTATTGCATGCTTAATCTGtgtgggttacacactgagtttacgtaaactcacgcTTTTTTGTTTATTCTGTACAGGTAACCCACAGTCTTAGGCGGATCAATGCAGCAGGGACTCAACAGTGACCACCCCTTCATAAAACCGTTTAAGTTTTCGATTCAtggatttattttatattttgggttaTATCTTgggagtttgtaatttttgggactcttTAGACGTTATGATGTATAACTGTAGTTTTGGTCTATTCATTAATTGCATGCCATGACAAAATACTTTATGAATTCACGATTTCAAAGACAAACTGAGTTTTAGAATTAAATGATTTTTTGTAAGCTTCCGTTGTAAAATACGTTTTTAAGGCAAATTAACTAAGTAAACAACGATTTGATGATGATTCTAAGTAAATAAGAAATTGATAACTAAAGGGCTTTATCGTGACGACTAtgttttcaaaacccattccttTTGACatcatcagattcggccataacgtttaggccgagtttggggtgttacattcaatgtcatatatataatattgatacaattcacatacacacaacatttaattcaagcatataaatatatacaatttagttacacgaacttacctcgacaaatgttcgtgtaagtaaaatttactaatccgacttttttttctcttttcgtcGTTTtaactccgaatttggtctatctgtatctaatttggccaagaaagcttgctttctctttcctagggtttccatgcaaaatatttgggaaagatgatgataaatgatgatattttgttatttaattaatttattacctttttttatttccaatttagtcattagcctttttttaattttttatggatgaatcatccaaaaatatctactaacttttcattaatggtctaattactatataaggacctccaatttaaagttctatagctatttaatccctttagctattagaactcaacttttgcactttgtacaatttggtcctttatcaaattaaacatgtaatcgataaatttttttacaaaattttcaaacaatattattatcatactgtaaatcataaaatagtattaaaataatttttctttctgGACTCGGATCTGTGGTCCCAAAACCCctgtttcgattttattaaaaatgggttgttacacttaCAGATACCattgttttaatttcttttttttttttttgttgcagTATTTCCAATTCACAAGTTTGGCGACAGTCAGTAGTAGGCATTGGAACCTTGGCTTTCTTGCACAGAGCCATCACAAAATGTGGGAAGAATATCCCAGCCTTCAAGCCACTTATGCAATTGATCATGGATTGGTAAATCCACATCCCTATACATGCATGTTTTCTCTACAAAATAACATAAAGCAACACAACTCGAAAAGCATTTACATTAGATACGTTCAGAGCAGGAGAAATCCGAGTACATAAAATTTGAATCCACATTTTTGCAATTGGAAACATGATTGCCTAGTTAAGCAAAAGTGGGAGATACATTATGGGGCTGATGTTTCCACTCGCCTCTCCCTTCAGTCAAATAATTTATTACATTGTCCATACCAATGtttgtataaaaatttaaatcaagAGTTTAAAAAAAATCGTCCAGTTGATATGGAATTTATAATATTTGCAAATTTTCTTGGGAGTGACAAGGACTTCTTTACCCCTAAACGTCACATGTGTATGGATGTCTCCCGGTAATTTTCTCTATATTTTAGTCAAGAATAAAACTCTTTACTTCTGGGGTGACAGTCGGTTCTTTAGGGGTTAAGCAAAAATCAGTTCATCCGTGATTAAGGGTGAGTGTTTGATTGAATCGAGTGAAAAgtttttgagttaatcaagttgacaagtcctattttatcatcttaactcgatttgaattttttttgaatcgagtcaagtgaaatgaaatttgagttgagccgaatcgagtgaaattattcgagttaaattaaaaattaaatatgtcaaattaaaatcttgttacaatataattaatttcatgttaatgcacataaatttgaaatcgtatatatttaaaaactttttcaaagcaaaataaaaaatatattttaatatgataaacttgaatcattactTAACTTATTTAGGTCTCCAAAGTTATTATCctagaaatttttaattttttaaactttctttatatattgttttagaaattttataattttttaaaaatgtaaaatttggaatctttataaatattttaaattttaaaaattattttaaattttaaaaattattttgaattattttgtaattttagagagacaaatttgtttatttttatacttGACATGGACCAAAAAAGGTATTTACACcaatattttattcaaattatttgagttattcgaattttaaaatttaactcgatttGAACTCAAAACTTAAATTACTTAtttgagttgactcgaataaatCGAAAAACTTGATTCGATTAAttcgaaatttaattttttttaatcgaatcgagttttgctcgcCCCTATCAATGATATTGAGTTAATTTATATAACTTATTGATAGAGTTAAAACTCTTTTCTTGTATAAAAGTTTTACCTTggattttgagaaaatatttttcAACGTCTTGATGTGCAGGACATTCGTAATCGAAATCCACTGATTGCTTTGTGCTTTTAGTTTTTCTCAGATTTATTTGATGCCATATTAAAATGTTTCCAAATACTCAATTCAACCGAATTTCTAACCAAGCAATCTTAACCTAAAAATCTAACAACAATCCCaaaaatattaacaaataaagtTTGGAACCGTTAACATTGTTTGTCGATATCTTTGAGAATGCTGAAAGATCGTTGTTGTGGAACTTGAATGCTTTAGTACCTGCAAAAGGAGAAGAAACAAAGCAAGAACAAAAAGAAATTACAGcagaaaaacaaaaacaatggCAACAGTCACAACGGAAAATCGTTGGGGAGAGGGTTTTGGGAGAGTTTACaagttaaaaatatgttttaaaggGCTAAATAAGGTTAAGTATATTTTATAGCTAGGTTTTTGGCTTAGAAACCGATGGGTTTTAGGGTTTAAGTGTTGGGTTGCATCACTGGGTCAGTTTTTTGTTGTAGAACCTGACTTGATGTCGCGACACCAATTCTCATTGTCGTGAGATTCATACCTGGAAATTCCAGGTTTTGTTTTGAACCGCGATACTGGAGTTCGATGTCTCGACATTTCCCctgaaaaatcataatttaatttgAAGTACAATGTTGCGACATTGCTGGCCCAATGCCCCAACACAAGCTCtgtttttgaaaagtttacaTTTCTCAGGGTGACGGACTAACAGATATTCAATTTTTACCTACTCATATTAATAGAATAACCTCAATGAAAAACATACTTCGCCTCCTACTATATCTTACTCCTACATAATAACTAAAATGAGTTCAAAAATACGAAAATTAAGCatccaaattttacaaaatttaatgaacttcaatgataaaaaattattaagtgTTGCTGACAGATTAATCTGATAGCTCATTAAGTCCTCTCATTGAACTACAAGCATACCTGAGTCCTTCAACTTGCCTGTCTCCTTCGAACAATCCTGAGTACCTGTACACATGGAACTACAAGCATACCTTCGATCAAGGCTGCTAGTGGTTCGAAAAGATAATAAATTATAGTTATCCCCTAAGTAACCTTCGGATTCCTCATACTTGGAGGGATTACCACATTTAA
The Gossypium arboreum isolate Shixiya-1 chromosome 10, ASM2569848v2, whole genome shotgun sequence genome window above contains:
- the LOC128281527 gene encoding uncharacterized protein LOC128281527 → MRFPFEVEVFKCGNPSKYEESEGYLGDNYNLLSFRTTSSLDRRYACSSMCTGTQDCSKETGKLKDSGTKAFKFHNNDLSAFSKISTNNVNGSKLYLLIFLGLLLDF